CGGCGCGCTCATCGCGGCCTCAGCAAATGCGGCTACAATCTCGTTCGAAGACGTTTCTCTTCGCGGCGACTGGAACTACGAAGGCGTTGACTACTCCGTATACGGCGGGGAAGACTACTATACTTGGAAGCCCTCTTCGAGCGGCAAAGTTTCGTCGTGGCAAAAGATGCCCGAAAGCGTCGGGCGCTTCGAATGGAATTTCGGAAAAATCACGAGCGGCCTGCATTTCAAGACAACATCGTATAATTATAATTACTATAATGCGGGCGGATTCTTGCTTTCGAATTCGACAAACAAGTCCGACACAACCTACGCGAACGACCTTTGCTCGATTACGGGCGGCGGCGCGGGCGGTTCGTCGCAGTACGGCGTATTTTTCGGAAGCGTTGCGGACTCCAATTATGTTGCGCAAAAGCAGACTTACAAGGGCAGGGAATATTATTCCACGCTTGCCGGCGAATATCAGCTGACATTCGACGACGTTTACAATGTCAAGTCAATCGACATCACAAACACCGCCGTTAACGGAAAAATCTTCGGCTCGCCCGACTCCGCCAGCAACATGGGCTACACGACCGACGACAACGGGAAAATCACATACAACAGCGTGTTCAACACCGAAGACGCGTTCATTGCAGTTCTCGTTCGCGGCATAGACACAAACGGCGAGCTTACGCCGCTTGACGACGCCGCGACTTTCGTGCTCGCCTCCTACGGCTACCTCTGCGCCGATTGGGGCACGCTCGACTTGTCGAACCTCGCGACCGACGGTCTTATCGGGCTCGACTTCCAGATTATTTCTTCGTTCGGCAACACATACGGCATGACTTCGCCCGCATACTTTGCCTTCGACAATATTCTCCTGAACGTACCCGAACCCGCGACATACGCAATGTTCTTCGGAATAATCGCGCTTGCGTTCGCCGTTCGCCGCAGGTCTTTGCGCAAATAAAAAATAGCGGGGCACAAGCCGTTTTTTTTCGTTTTCGGCTTGCGCCCCGCTTTCCATTTTTTTATAAAATAGAAAAACAGAAGAATGTTTGACTTTATCGGAAAAACCGCGTTTGCGGGGGCGTTTGTAGCGTTCCCGCTCGTTTTGTTTTGCGCGGAGCCGCAAATGCTCGAACCCGTCGAGGCAACGGCGTACCGCTTCGAAACCGACGCGCTCGACCAGCCCGTAAATTCGACCGTAATCACCTCCGAACAAATCGAAAAAAGCGGGGCTATTACCGTTCCCGAACTTTTACAGCGCACGGGCAATATACGCTTCATGAGCTACACGGGGGATTCGTCGAACAGCAATATTTCAATGCGCGGCTTCGGCGAAAATTCGCAAATGCGCGTGCTTGTGCTCGTGGACGGGCAGAGGTACAACCGCGCCGACATGTCGGAAACAAACTGGCTGCAAGTGCCGCTTTCCAACGTCGAAAGCATCGAGATTTTGAAAGGCTCGCAAAGCGCGATGTACGGCAACAACGCAATCGCGGGGGTCGTAAAAATCAACACGAAAAAGGGCGCGCCCGAAAACACGCTCGAAGTAAACGGCATGATTGGCTCGTACGGCTTGTACAACGTGGACGCCGCCTTCAAGGGAAGCGCGGGCGACTATCTCTACAACCTCGACGTCAACCGCTACAACAACGACGGCTACCGCGAAAATTCGCGCTCGTGGGCGGACACCGTAAACGGGGCTGTCGGAATGGACATTACGGATTCGATAAAGCTCGAACTCACGGGCAACTTTTCGCTCTCCGAAACCGAATACGCAAGCGGCGGAAATTGGGAGGACGACCCCCGCAAGGCGGACCTCCAAATGCTCTATAAATACAAGGGCGGAGTCTATGCGGCGACCCTCAAAACGGAGTCGTCGGCGGGCAGGGGGGAAGTCCAGTTCGGCGCGAATTTCAGAAACAGGATTATCGAAGAGCCGAACGCTCTCATCAAAACGCAAAAAGTCAACGACCAGCTTACTTTTACGCTTTCGCCGCGCTTCGAGCTGGACAAATTCGAAGACTGGACTTTCTATACGGGCATAGACTCCGACTTCACCAAAATCGATTTCGACTCCCTCCGCTTCTCTCGCTATGGGCTGCAAAAACCCGACACCGCCGACGTCGAACGCGGCGACATCGGCGGCTATATCGGCGCGGAGTACGATTTTTCCGAAGACCTGATTTTCTCGGCGTCGGGACGCGCCGAAGGCTCGTTCACAAGCGTCGACTACAAAAAATACCGCTATGTCGGAGCGCGTCCGCCGCAGTTCCTTCCCGATAAATCGTACGACGAAAGCCAGTGGCAGGGCGGTTTTGCGGGGTCGTTCGGCGCGACATACAAGCTCGACTCCGAAAATTCCGTCTACGCCCGTTTCGACCAAATCTACCGCTATCCCTCCACCGACGAAATCGCGTTCTATCAGGGCTACGACACGGCGTCGTTCCCGTTCAACAAAGACTTGAAGCCCGAAATTGGGCAGAACTACGAGCTTGGCTACAAATTCATTTCGGGCGGCTGGAACGTAAACGCGAGCGGCTACGCAATGTTCCTCGACAACGAAATCATGTACGTCAAATCCACAAACCTCAACGAGAACCTCGCGCCCACAAGACGGCTCGGCGCGGACGTGTCGGTCTCGTACGACGCCCGATATTTCGGCGTCTTCGCGGGAATGTCGGCGGTGGATGCGCGTTTTTGCGGGGGAATTTACGACGGCAAAAAAATCCCGCTCGTCTCGCCGTTTTCGGGTTCGGCGGGGGTCGTGGCAAAGCCGCTCGAACGGCTCGACATCACCGCCCGCGGCAACTGGTCCGTCCCGCAGGTCATGGGCGACGACTTCCGGAACGTCCAGCAAAGCGTTCACGGCTATTTTACTTTCGACCTCCTTGCAAACCTGACCCTTTGCGACTACGCCTCGCTCTTCGGGGCAATCGAAAACGTCTTCAACGAAAAATACGCGGTTTTCGCATATTCAAACAAATACTATTTCTGCGCGGGTAGAACTTTCAAAATAGGAATTAAAATAAGGTATTAAAGATGAAAAAGACACTTGCAATATTATCCATAATACCGTCGCTGCTATCGGCGGGCGAATATTACATTCCGCAAAACGGCGAAAGCTACACCATCGACGACTTCGGCATTCAGTATTGCGGAGCGGCGGGCGAAGACGCCTCGAAAACGTCGGAGGTCTTTTGGAGAAACAGCAAAATCAAGGCATGGGCGACGGGCTACAAAGACCTTGCCTACGGAGCAAACGTAATCGACAAATGGAAGACGCCCGAAAAGGCACTCGGCTCGGCGGGGCTTACCGACTACGGCAATACGGACCCGTCTTCGCCCAACTACGACCCAGACGCAAGCTCGCTTTACCATATTGTTTCGCTCGGCGACGGCGGCTCTATTACAATGACTTTCGACCGCGCAATCACGAACGGGGGCGGATTCGATTTTGCGGTTTTCGAAAACGCGGTCAACGCGGGATTCCTTGAACTCGCATACGTCAGCGTTTCGACGGACGGCATAAACTTTGCGACCTTCCCGAATTTCTATGTAGGCGGAGACCCGATAGGCTCGTACGACAACGTGAACTATCCCGAATACGTCTACAATCTGGCGTCGAAGTACGTCAACGAATTCGGGCACGGCTTCGACCTCTCCGAGCTTGAATTCGCCTACAACTACGCGAAAGCGCACTACGACCCCGAAACGGACTCGGTTATCAATAACAGCGCGTTTTCGCTCGAATACACCAAGCATATCATGGAGTCTTTCGAATTGATAGACATTAACGAAATCAACTACATTAAAATAGACGACATCGTAGGCGACGGCTCGTGCGTGGACAGCGCGGGCAACCCGATTTACGACCCGTACCCGACTTCCGAAAGCGGCGGCTTCGACCTGAACGCAATCGGCGTGCTCAATCAGGTTCCCGAACCCGCCTCGACCTGCGCGGTATTCGCGGTTGCGTCGCTTGCGATCGCCGCGTTCGCAAGAAGAAAACGCGCATAGCAAGCCTTTTCCGAAAACGGAGTTTTGGGCGCGTCCCGAAGCTCCGTTTTTTTATGCAAACACGGGCGGCGCGGATGTAAAACGCGTTTTTGTTTGACACGCTCGGAGTATGTTTTAACATCGAATTTTTAAATCTGTTGTTATCTAAAAAGGGGTATTATGACTGTCAAAGGATTGGGAAAAATCGTTTTGATTGCGGCGTTTGCGGGCGTTTTCCCGCTGTCGTGCTTCGGGGCGCAGGCCGCTTCCGCGCCGGCCGACGGCGGAAACAAAATGACAAAGGCGGATTTCAGGCGCATTAAAATTACGCACGGCCCGTGGGTGCATTCGCTCACAGACGCAAGCGCAATCGTCCTGTGGACGACCGACTGCGACGCCGTCTCGTGGGTGGAAGTCGCGCCCGACGACGGCTCGCACTTTTACGAAAGGGAACGCAAAAAATTCTATCAGTCGCCGCTCGGAAAAAAGGCGGCGGGCACTTTGCACGCCGTGAAAATCGACGGTCTGAACCCCGACACCCTCTACAATTACAGGGTGTTTTCAAAAAAAGTGATGTTCGAGCAGGGCGAGGCAACGTACTACGGCTTCACCGCCTCCACGAGGGTATACCGCAAAGATCCGCTTAAATTCAGGACGCTTGGCTCGTCAAAAAAGGAAATCAGATTCTCGGTTCTGAACGACACGCACGAGCGCGTAAAATACATTAAAAACATGCTCTCCGTCGTCCCCGAAAAAACGGACTTCCTGTTGCTAAACGGCGACATGGTTTCGAACATCGTCTCGCGCGACGCCTTCCTTTCGTCGTTCGTGGACGACTTCGCCGCGTTCTGCGCAAACGGGACTCCCATGTTCTACGCCCGCGGCAACCACGAGACGCGCGGGGCGATGGCAAAGGACATTCTCGAATACTTCCCGACCGACACAAACAAGACATACTACACGTTCAAGGTTGGGCCTGCAATGTTCGTCGTTCTCGATTCGGGCGAGGACAAGCCTGACAGCGACATCGAGTATTTCGACCGCGCCGACTTCGACAGCTTCCGCGAACGCCAAGCCGAGTGGTTCAAGCAAGTTGTGGCGTCAAAAGAGTTTAGGGAAGCTCCCGTGAAGATTTTGATTTCGCACATTCCGCCCGCGTGGGGGAATTGGCACGGCTCAAAGCACTTCCAGAAGCACTTTGCCGAAACAATCAACGGCGCGGGATTCTCGCTGATTTTGAGCGGGCATCTGCACAAGCACGAATTCTACGCGCCGTCGAACTTGATTAACGTGCCGAACATCGTAAATTCGAACAAGGAAATGCTCAATGTAAAAGCGGGCGAAAGGAAAATCGAAGTGGCGTTTGTCAACGAAAAGGGCGAAAAGGCTCGCGACACTCTTGTGTTCGACGTCAAGTAAACCGGAACTCCGAGTTGCGGGAGGCGGCGCAATTCCCGTCGCTTCCGTCGTCCACGAAAAGAAAGCAAGCGCAGGCGGGCGCGGACTCCGCAAAAAAACGGTCGGGCTTTCCAGCTCTACCGTTTTTGCGACTCGATTTTTACGTTCGCGCGTTCGGGCATTTACTCGGAGCGCGGCGGAAGGCATTCGGCAAATTCGATATTTCCCGAAACTGAAATCCGACCCTTCAACTTGTGCGGCAGCAGAAAATAGTCTCCCTTTGCGAATTTGCGCGATTTCGAACCCCACGACAATTCTCCGCTTCCGTCGGTTGCTATGTAGATTGCGGGCGCGGAGGGCAAAACCGCCGACGCGCCGGTGAGCCGAAA
The Opitutia bacterium KCR 482 genome window above contains:
- a CDS encoding TonB-dependent receptor — translated: MFDFIGKTAFAGAFVAFPLVLFCAEPQMLEPVEATAYRFETDALDQPVNSTVITSEQIEKSGAITVPELLQRTGNIRFMSYTGDSSNSNISMRGFGENSQMRVLVLVDGQRYNRADMSETNWLQVPLSNVESIEILKGSQSAMYGNNAIAGVVKINTKKGAPENTLEVNGMIGSYGLYNVDAAFKGSAGDYLYNLDVNRYNNDGYRENSRSWADTVNGAVGMDITDSIKLELTGNFSLSETEYASGGNWEDDPRKADLQMLYKYKGGVYAATLKTESSAGRGEVQFGANFRNRIIEEPNALIKTQKVNDQLTFTLSPRFELDKFEDWTFYTGIDSDFTKIDFDSLRFSRYGLQKPDTADVERGDIGGYIGAEYDFSEDLIFSASGRAEGSFTSVDYKKYRYVGARPPQFLPDKSYDESQWQGGFAGSFGATYKLDSENSVYARFDQIYRYPSTDEIAFYQGYDTASFPFNKDLKPEIGQNYELGYKFISGGWNVNASGYAMFLDNEIMYVKSTNLNENLAPTRRLGADVSVSYDARYFGVFAGMSAVDARFCGGIYDGKKIPLVSPFSGSAGVVAKPLERLDITARGNWSVPQVMGDDFRNVQQSVHGYFTFDLLANLTLCDYASLFGAIENVFNEKYAVFAYSNKYYFCAGRTFKIGIKIRY
- a CDS encoding DUF4465 domain-containing protein, which gives rise to MKYQLTSILACGALIAASANAATISFEDVSLRGDWNYEGVDYSVYGGEDYYTWKPSSSGKVSSWQKMPESVGRFEWNFGKITSGLHFKTTSYNYNYYNAGGFLLSNSTNKSDTTYANDLCSITGGGAGGSSQYGVFFGSVADSNYVAQKQTYKGREYYSTLAGEYQLTFDDVYNVKSIDITNTAVNGKIFGSPDSASNMGYTTDDNGKITYNSVFNTEDAFIAVLVRGIDTNGELTPLDDAATFVLASYGYLCADWGTLDLSNLATDGLIGLDFQIISSFGNTYGMTSPAYFAFDNILLNVPEPATYAMFFGIIALAFAVRRRSLRK
- a CDS encoding FN3 domain-containing metallophosphoesterase family protein, yielding MTVKGLGKIVLIAAFAGVFPLSCFGAQAASAPADGGNKMTKADFRRIKITHGPWVHSLTDASAIVLWTTDCDAVSWVEVAPDDGSHFYERERKKFYQSPLGKKAAGTLHAVKIDGLNPDTLYNYRVFSKKVMFEQGEATYYGFTASTRVYRKDPLKFRTLGSSKKEIRFSVLNDTHERVKYIKNMLSVVPEKTDFLLLNGDMVSNIVSRDAFLSSFVDDFAAFCANGTPMFYARGNHETRGAMAKDILEYFPTDTNKTYYTFKVGPAMFVVLDSGEDKPDSDIEYFDRADFDSFRERQAEWFKQVVASKEFREAPVKILISHIPPAWGNWHGSKHFQKHFAETINGAGFSLILSGHLHKHEFYAPSNLINVPNIVNSNKEMLNVKAGERKIEVAFVNEKGEKARDTLVFDVK